A genomic window from Astatotilapia calliptera chromosome 12, fAstCal1.2, whole genome shotgun sequence includes:
- the LOC113033088 gene encoding zinc finger protein 708-like, with translation QHQVIHTGERPFSCEQCGKSFSWMRSLKTHQLIHSGVKAYSCDQCGRAFTHSSRLQSHLVTHSGIKAYSCDQCGRAFTRSSHLQRHLVTHSGIKPYSCDQCGRAFTRSSHLQRHLVTHSGIKAYSCDQCGRAFTHSSSLQSHLVTHSGIKPYSCDQCGRAFTHSSSLQSHLVTHSGIKPYSCDQCGRAFTRSSHLQSHLVTHSGIKAYSCDECGKGFTEKASLKHHQVIHTGERPFSCNMCGKSFSLKRSLKRHQLIHSGVKAYSCDQCGRAFTHSSSLQKHLVTHSGIKAYSCDICGKTFSQRGNRNEHLRIHTRHDVYCCEQCG, from the coding sequence cagcatcaggtcatccacactggagagagaccgttcagctgtgaacagtgtggaaagtctttttcctggaTGCGTtccctaaaaacacaccaactcatccacagtggagttaaagcgtacagctgtgatcagtgtggcagagcttttactcacagtagccgcttacagagtcatctagttacccactctggaattaaggcatacagctgtgatcagtgtggcagagcttttactcgcagtagccacttacagaggcatctagttacccactctggaattaagccatacagctgtgatcagtgtggcagagcttttactcgcagtagccacttacagaggcatctagttacccactctggaattaaggcatacagctgtgatcagtgtggcagagcttttactcacagtagcagcttacagagtcatctagttacccactctggaattaagccatacagctgtgatcagtgtggcagagcttttactcacagtagcagcttacagagtcatctagttacccactctggaattaagccatacagctgtgatcagtgtggcagagcttttactcgcagtagccacttacagagtcatctagttacccactctggaattaaggcatacagctgtgacgagtgtgggaagggttttactgagaaggcttcactaaaacatcatcaggtcatccacactggagagagaccgttcagctgtaacatgtgtggaaagtctttttccttgaagcgttccctaaaaagacaccaactcatccacagtggtgttaaagcgtacagctgtgatcagtgtggcagagcttttactcacagtagcagcttacagaagcatctagttacccactctggaattaaggcatacagctgtgacatctgtggaaaaactttcagccaaAGAGGGAACCGAAATGaacacctacgcattcacaccagacatgatgtgtactgctgtgaacagtgtggc